From the genome of Pseudoxanthomonas sp., one region includes:
- a CDS encoding pilus assembly protein PilP, whose amino-acid sequence MRGNWQWLILAVLVTSGCARGITSTPGDAPNLEKWVEDVRARPAPPLEPLPVMQQFETFEYAAQTLRDPFSNAWSNTDTGGLRPDPDRRKETLEQYPLDSLDMVGTIGKGAGLVALVMGPDKVTYRVRPGNYLGQSDGRVTSVREDGVELVELVPDGAGGWLERPASLALEDQ is encoded by the coding sequence ATGCGCGGCAACTGGCAGTGGTTGATCCTCGCCGTCCTCGTGACGTCCGGCTGCGCCCGCGGCATCACCAGCACGCCGGGCGATGCCCCCAACCTGGAGAAGTGGGTGGAGGACGTGCGCGCGCGCCCTGCGCCTCCGCTGGAGCCGCTGCCGGTGATGCAGCAGTTCGAGACCTTCGAGTACGCCGCACAGACGTTGCGTGATCCTTTCAGCAACGCCTGGAGCAACACCGATACCGGCGGGCTCCGGCCCGACCCGGATCGCCGCAAGGAAACACTGGAGCAGTACCCGCTGGACAGCCTGGACATGGTCGGTACGATCGGCAAGGGGGCAGGTCTGGTGGCACTGGTGATGGGGCCCGACAAGGTCACCTACCGGGTACGTCCGGGGAACTACCTGGGCCAGAGCGACGGCCGGGTCACCTCGGTCCGCGAAGATGGCGTGGAACTTGTCGAACTAGTGCCGGATGGCGCGGGCGGCTGGCTGGAACGGCCGGCATCGCTGGCGCTTGAAGATCAATGA